From the genome of Setaria viridis chromosome 1, Setaria_viridis_v4.0, whole genome shotgun sequence:
AGCAGATCGTGCGGTTGGAGAGAAATAGAAggaaagggagagggagggggagaaagAGGATTGAGAAAAAATAAAGGGAAAATGGGAATGGAAAGGGGATCTGCTGGAGGAGGTTTTTCTCCCCTAAATCTCCTTTATAGCTGAAAAGAGGAAAGGGGAAAGGgaatctgctggagatgctcttatgtTGATCGTGCTGATAAAAAGTGCCAATAATCCGCTCACTGACATTTTCTCCATTCAGAGAAATACTATGCCTGCAAAGTTTGGGGCGATCACAGTACAACCCTTTGTGTCCAAGACTCCTAAATGATCATGTTGGGCAGAAAGGTGCAAACGGTATGGGGTTTACTGAAGCCGGTTTGCGCTTAACCATTTAATCGGGCATTACTTGCATCCAGTTATTGTCAACACACAAGGTGTTCTGGTATGCTTTATGTCTTTTAGTTTGAGTGTGCAGTCAGGATTTATGGTCTAAGTAGCGCTATCAAGCATAAAGACAGGAGGAATCAGAAAGTGAAAGAATCATTAACATATTCAATCTGATGAGTTTAATAGACAAGTTGATTGACAAGACTGAAATCAGTTGCTATTCTATTTCAATTGCTGGTAAATGTGGAGGAAGAAAATCTTCAGAGATTGATCCATCTAACCGAGATCACCAGGTGAAATTTCAACCATAAGTAAATGTTTTGCGTACTCGCCCTTGTCAATATAACAAGTGGGAAGTACCAAACTACATAGAACAATTGCTCCCACAAgaattatattatttttatttaccttttcgtTAGCACTTAGAATTTTAATTAGGCAACGGGCAATGAGTTCTCTACTTACCCAGGTAACTTATAATTTCTCTGTGCTCATATGATGTTCTTTTCTAGACAACTGCTAGCTTCAGTACTTGAAATCTCTATGGATCAATTTTCAGTACTTCTAAGAACTGAGATCATTAGATAGAAATCGGCATATGTACTTGCTACCATAATTATGTGGTCGTGAACCATGCAGCCATGCGTGTATGGTGGTAATTAGCAACTGCAAAGTATTTGCAGAATATTTGATGTTAACTGCTCAGTATACCATTATGATTATGTCATGCAATTGTCCAATGTCTCACTTGCATTTTAGCAAAATGTTTACCTCTGAGCTCACAATTTAACAGTTGTTTCTGCAGCTAGGTAATTATGCTTCCCTTTATTCTACCGTCTCAGTCTATTGAATCCTGAAGAGTAAACATCTCATCAATAAATAGTGTCATTAGTTCTATAATTTAGCATCGACACATCTGTTTTATCCTTTACATAGTACGTCCAATATGTAATAATATGTGATTCCTTTCTGTGACGTAGAACACTTCGGTTTCAGTTTCTATTTAATACAAAATCGTTCCCTGGTTCCATGATTCCTATGCTACAATACCTTCAAAAGTGTAGCAGATGCAATTCTAACGCCTTAATAAATTGTCAACTAAGAGTGCGTTTGGTTCcagggacgaagtgggacgggacgggacgatcccacttcgtcctaGTGTTTGGTTGACAAACATGTGGGACGGGAACATTCCCaggagggaatataccctccagatgcgggacATCCCCGTCCCACCAAAAGTGGCGGACGGGGTCATCCCTCGTTTCCCGTTCACGCCGTTGAAAGGCTCACGAACGGGCGCTGGCAGGGGCAGGCAGGATcagggcgggcggaggcggcgtggccggggcggccggAGGTGGCGCGGGGCGGAGCCATCCCggcgcggccggaggcggcgcggggcagAGCCAtctcgaggcggaggcggcgcagggtGGAGGCCGCGCGGCCAGGGCCGTCGTGGGCGGAGCCAtctcgaggggcggcgcggccaggGTCGAGGTCGATGGCGCGGCTGGAGCCCTCGGCCGGCGGGAGAAGACCGGAGGAGTTGGGCAGCAGCCCGCGGGTCTCCATGGCCGGTGGGTAGAACCAGAGAAGataaggggaaaaagaaaaaggaaaaaagaaatagaattgatagaggatgacatgtgggacccacaaAATATTGTAGTAACGGTGTCAAAAATATCATCCATATCACCATGTCagcctctccaaccaaacacaagaTGGAACTATcccatcccattcaaccaaacattAAATGGGACCGTCCCATCCCACGAAACTGGGACGGGACCATCCCATCctacattgtctcccatccaaacacatACTAAAACATTAGGAATCTAATTTCACACCAAACAGCAGACACTAGTAACTTATAATTTGAGGGTGGAAAGAGTATTTATCATCATGATGACAAATGAGGATTGTAGAACAAATGCGGCCCAGCCCAGTCGACAAATGTTCCGGGCCTCTGCCAGCACGGCCCACATACCTTATCACTCTAATGGAAACCGCCCGGGACGCGGATTTATGCTGCCGAATATCAAACCACTTCCGCTTAGCAAGTTAGCAGTACGGTGGTTGCCTGCAGTACGATGCCGTAGTAACAGCAGAGGCCGTGCAGAACGGAACGCTGGCGCCGTTCGTGGTGACCTCTCCCGGTCAGACGGAGTCGCCGCATGCTCCTGCTGTTTCGTACTCGCAGATTTCTTCGCTTCTACGGTTCGTATCAGGATTCATCATCGTCAGACACAATCCAGAGATTTTATGGCACTCTGGTGTGTGCTACGGCCTCTCCTCGATGACAATGCGACAGTGGCAGGACGTACGGTAGGACCCGTACACGTACGGAGTACGTTGCGTTGGGGGCACAAACAACCACattcggcggacgggcggctGGGATCACCTTGGGGAGGCGATCCACCCGTCAGAAACAGTACAAAGCTGCACCAGCATCGGTGGAATCTGAACGGGCAAGTAAAGCACGGTCTCATGAATGCTGCTACCTCAAACAAACCAACGAAAAAAACTAGCAGAACAAACGAATTTTCACAGCATAAATTTAATCCACCAAGGATGTACATCTAAATTAATCACCTCTACCAAGCGTGATCACTACTACTCAATGAAAAACGCGCCTGCAAAGCACATTTTCGGACAAAGGGGGAGAAGAAAAGCACCCTCACTACACTACAGCTATATACTACCTTCACTCAACCTGCTCCGGGATCAATAAAAGGAGCAGGGTAATATGTGGAGCGCGAGAGAACCACCGCCATGTCcaagggggcgtttggatgaGTGGTATTTCGTTGGAATGCTCAGTGACTATAGCTCAAGCTTGTTCTCCGACCCCGAACTTTCCAAGGAAATACCATGGACCCAAACGAGATCCCAAGGATGTTTCTTTCCGCCTCGCGCGTGCACCCACCGTGGAAGGAGCTGAATTCCGCGGGAAGGGATGCGAAGGGCGACCGCGATGGATCAGAATTTACAGCAGATGAGTCCTTTCCTCCACGCGCGGCGCCGCCTGTTGCGTCGACGTTCCGCCTTCGCCATCCTCACCGGGCTGCTGATCCACTCCCTCTGCAACCTGTTCATTGACCGCATATTGTCCATCAAGCTTGTACAAATCTCAAGTATTCTATTTTTGTTTCAAAAGGCAGGTTACCACAAACTACTCAGAATTTACATGTTTTTTTCGGGACCAACAGTAAGAAGCACGCCCTTGTTCATAAATAATGACGGTTTGCAATCTAACAAAGCGGACGGTTTGTAGACTTACACTGGAAATGCGAAGGACCGGGTGCTAGTGGTGCTGCTATCTGACCGAAGAGAGACGTTGCCAGAATACGCTATATGACCGGACATCGACAGTGGCCCTGACATGATACTGGGACCAAAGAAGTTAGGTTCAGAGGGGTTGTCATTGCCAATGCGAGCAGTTGATTTCGAACTTTCAGACGCCGTTTGTTCCGCCACAGAATGATCTTGCGCAAGGGTGGAGCTCTTATTGACTGCACCATCTGAGCCTACACGGTGCTCCTCATCTATCTgatcagcaacaccatcacTCACGCGTTTTTCTTGATTCTCCCCATTTGCATTGCTAGGTTCAGTATTGCTGGATGAAGATGTAGCAACTGCAGTTTCATCCACTGCACCAGTGATGGCCTTGCTAAAAATACTTCCACTATGATCATCACTCTTTCCAGATGACTGAATGTCTGAACTACTTGTACTCACCGCATCTGTCCCGGGTTCAACTGTTTCAACTTCATCTAATCCTGTGGAGCCATTTACCGCATTGTCGATGGCACAGATGGAATCTGCGGAAGCAGCATCTGTGATTCCTGGTATAGAGCGCTCAGGCTCTGAGGCATCCTCTAACCTATGATCAATGAAAGGATTGTAGCGATCAATTTTGTGTGGCTCTCTCACATCTAATGCTGAAGCTGCATCATGGCCTTCAGACATCGTTCCTGAGCAACCGCTGGTATTCTCCTTACTTGATGTACCGCTACTGACAGGCTGACTGGTGTTTGTCAAAGCAACCTGAGCATCAGGAAAACCATCTTTGGAAGTCTGTAAGAATAACAAAGGTTTCATGAAGTATATGCATGGAAGAACTTACCACTAAATTTTGAGTCAAGAGGGACGAACATGTGGATATATTTACGGCACAACAATGGTAGTGGTAACGAGACA
Proteins encoded in this window:
- the LOC117863444 gene encoding uncharacterized protein isoform X1, which codes for MVEEKNSSQDTVQISGNVALQNVSYEKDVMEIKLADTVDSDNYGGNFVKDVCVDEGAILHRKISEEKPVDKRSSPNFSCQMIPANSDIRYGKKDDSKKYMHELKPEAVVPVDFAPDYDNEKQHSSGKEYDLEDRTTTSCIAGDPSEKISLQELLRLESAEESRHASTINSESSEIHEEAVGQTSKDGFPDAQVALTNTSQPVSSGTSSKENTSGCSGTMSEGHDAASALDVREPHKIDRYNPFIDHRLEDASEPERSIPGITDAASADSICAIDNAVNGSTGLDEVETVEPGTDAVSTSSSDIQSSGKSDDHSGSIFSKAITGAVDETAVATSSSSNTEPSNANGENQEKRVSDGVADQIDEEHRVGSDGAVNKSSTLAQDHSVAEQTASESSKSTARIGNDNPSEPNFFGPSIMSGPLSMSGHIAYSGNVSLRSDSSTTSTRSFAFPVLQREWISSPVRMAKAERRRNRRRRAWRKGLICCKF
- the LOC117863444 gene encoding uncharacterized protein isoform X2 gives rise to the protein MVEEKNSSQDTVQISGNVALQNVSYEKDVMEIKLADTVDSDNYGGNFVKDVCVDEGAILHRKISEEKPVDKRSSPNFSCQMIPANSDIRYGKKDDSKKYMHELKPEAVVPVDFAPDYDNEKQHSSGKEYDLEDRTTTSCIAGDPSEKISLQELLRLESAEESRHASTINSESSEIHEEAVGQVALTNTSQPVSSGTSSKENTSGCSGTMSEGHDAASALDVREPHKIDRYNPFIDHRLEDASEPERSIPGITDAASADSICAIDNAVNGSTGLDEVETVEPGTDAVSTSSSDIQSSGKSDDHSGSIFSKAITGAVDETAVATSSSSNTEPSNANGENQEKRVSDGVADQIDEEHRVGSDGAVNKSSTLAQDHSVAEQTASESSKSTARIGNDNPSEPNFFGPSIMSGPLSMSGHIAYSGNVSLRSDSSTTSTRSFAFPVLQREWISSPVRMAKAERRRNRRRRAWRKGLICCKF